The following coding sequences lie in one Arachis ipaensis cultivar K30076 chromosome B05, Araip1.1, whole genome shotgun sequence genomic window:
- the LOC107640598 gene encoding uncharacterized protein LOC107640598, translating into MEEEHLRIVLQILRAQKLFTKLSKCEFWAKKVTFLGHVITQGGILVDPSKVEVVVQWKQPSIVTGVWSFLGLAGYYQRFIKEFSQIALLLTCLTRKEVLFVSMAEYESSFDTLKEKLTIALMLAATRPIRTF; encoded by the coding sequence ATGGAGGAAGAACATCTTAGGATTGTATTACAGATATTGAGGGCGCAAAAGCTGTTCACAAAGTTGTCAAAATGTGAATTTTGGGCAAAGAAAGTGACATTTCTGGGGCATGTTATAACACAAGGTGGAATATTAGTAGATCCCTCGAAGGTTGAAGTAGTGGTACAATGGAAACAACCTTCGATTGTTACAGGAGTCTGGAGCTTTCTTGGATTGGCTGGATACTACCAGAGGTTCATTAAGGAATTTTCACAGATAGCACTACTTTTGACATGTCTTACCAGAAAAGAAGTTCTGTTTGTATCAATGGCTGAATATGAAAGTAGTTTTGACACCTTGAAGGAAAAGTTAACTATAGCGCTGATGTTAGCGGCTACCAGACCCATAAGAACCTTTTGA